The proteins below come from a single Cryptococcus gattii WM276 chromosome D, complete sequence genomic window:
- a CDS encoding Hypothetical Protein (Similar to TIGR gene model, INSD accession AAW45997.1) has translation MSLSSSSHDITGKSSSSTPDFSSPSRLLSHFENKERSHDPESLRERKQDGEDYELNEFDSSSDEESHSLLPYNLPLFGKGKSSGYWSRSERANRRFRPVLLSFYGFTIIGLLVTAYIFMGESLPSEPTSPAPNAAKLNLSTPLDKGSADSQSWKFMAQTLKSDPTHIVIPAHEAPSITLLEPLRDRLPYPILSQYFFSGRLPPSITPSNAPPQHPLDLVYLFVNASSPYWFREMEARAALEHIKSGKGRARRWRDNGELRAAVRSGVNALGVEAGRVHVATADWPVREEDTELQVEAGKWRIGQIAEWLDWDSQKREGRLKWHFHSELFQLPKDGGVVDVERSVPRNERAEDEQGTQTGNRWQSEEAWKNESLPSFNSFGIEQRLTWLEDLSENYISFNDDMFLLRPLSTSDFRHPLAGNLVRFDPGLLVPEFMTPDQLSDPGEWGALQHANELLSARFSAHKRFYMHHLPKAQSRAVLHEASIMWSPQLSLASTRGFRESKRGDGDVEMAWLITHLRVERWREALLWSWVVAKLGGEEDVWGENQKRELRKVLGMTSSQGEEIEKMEVTSGSRSTLSDLDALTEEAGWEGPKATDYHFSSMDGHLPSSPDHPASGAQCTFLFSICLPPNFFDLSTSFSASAMFTHLAFEHPGCGDCLITALVKASGERGLSAFLPDEDQVFYPEQEEEKGMWRRSEPILPLTSSWKDGNFSLKANVKAGQDIWDGFEAREDGGVSLRAWCIKLLSRYNYVYGSTPSRFAPVHSLYQLASALESVDNTPEIAMFCVNDDQADSGSDQSRRKLGGWMEGRWGGDIEGVDWERPNVGWVD, from the exons ATGTCACTATCAAGCAGTTCCCACGATATCACGGGGAAATCATCTTCGTCTACTCCCGATTTTTCTAGCCCTAGCCGCTTGCTATCGCATTTTGAGAACAAGGAACGGTCACACGACCCCGAATCATTACGGGAACGAAAACAAGACGGAGAAGATTATGAGCTAAATGAATTTgactcttcttccgacGAAGAGTCCCACAGCTTGCTACCATACAATCTTCCGCTATTTGGGAAAGGCAAAAGTTCGGGTTATTGGTCACGGTCCGAGAGGGCCAACAGACGCTTTCGTCCAGTATTATTATCATTCTACGGCTTCACCATAATCGGTTTACTTGTGACAGCGTACATATTTATGGGTGAATCCCTACCTTCCGAACCCACTTCACCGGCACCAAATGCTGCAAAGCTGAACCTATCAACCCCCCTAGACAAAGGAAGCGCAGATTCTCAATCATGGAAATTCATGGCTCAGACTCTCAAGTCCGATCCGACACATATTGTCATCCCTGCTCATGAAGCACCGTCGATTACGTTACTTGAACCACTGCGTGACCGATTGCCCTATCCTATACTTTCGCAATACTTCTTCTCTGGCCGATTACCGCCTTCAATTACGCCGTCCAATGCACCTCCACAACACCCTCTGGATCTTGTATATTTATTCGTGAATGCCTCATCTCCGTATTGGTTCCGCGAGATGGAGGCGCGCGCGGCCTTGGAACATATCAAGTCCGGCAAAGGCAGAGCACGTCGTTGGAGAGATAACGGCGAGCTTCGAGCTGCGGTGCGATCTGGTGTAAACGCCCTCGGCGTTGAAGCTGGTCGAGTACATGTTGCGACCGCCGACTGGCCAGTACGCGAGGAAGACACTGAGCTTCAAGTGGAAGCTGGAAAATGGAGAATAGGGCAAATTGCGGAATGGTTGGATTGGGACAGCCAGAAAAGAGAGGGAAGATTGAAATGGCACTTTCATTCCGAATTATTCCAACTACCCAAAGACGGAGGAGTTGTGGACGTAGAAAGATCAGTGCCCAGGAACGAACGAGCAGAGGATGAACAAGGTACCCAGACTGGGAATAGATGGCAAAGTGAGGAAGCGTGGAAAAACGAGTCTCTTCCCAGCTTCAATTCGTTTGGCATCGAGCAGCGTCTGACATGGCTCGAAGACTTGTCTGAGAACTA TATTTCCTTCAACGATGACATGTTCCTCCTG CGACCACTCTCAACTTCTGACTTCCGACATCCTCTAGCCGGGAACCTCGTCCGTTTCGATCCGGGGTTACTCGTACCTGAATTCATGACTCCGGACCAGCTTTCTGATCCAGGAGAGTGGGGTGCTCTGCAACACGCCAACGAGCTGCTATCTGCCCGTTTTTCGGCTCACAAACGCTTCTACATGCACCATCTCCCGAAGGCCCAATCAAGAGCTGTTTTGCATGAAGCCAGTATCATGTGGTCTCCTCAACTCAGCTTAGCAAGCACTAGAGGGTTCAGGGAAAGCAAGCGTGGTGACGGTGATGTGGAGATGGCGTGGTTGATAACTCATCTGAGAGTagagagatggagggaAGCGCTTCTTTGGAGTTGGGTTGTAGCAAAGCTCGGCGGTGAAGAGGATGTATGGGGAGAAAATCAGAAGAGAGAGTTGAGAAAGGTTTTGGGAATGACTTCCAgccaaggagaagagattgaaaaGATGGAAGTTACCAGTGGGAGCAGATCAACTTTGAGTGATTTGGATGCTCTGACGGAGGAGGCTGGTTGGGAAGGGCCGAAAGCTACTGATTATCACTTCT CTTCTATGGATGGTCATCTCCCGTCGTCGCCAGATCACCCCGCGTCAGGAGCTCAATGTACCTTCCTTTTCAGCATCTGTCTACCTCCCAACTTTTTCGACTTATCCACTTCTTTCTCAGCTTCCGCAATGTTCACACATCTTGCCTTTGAACATCCTGGATGTGGCGACTGCCTCATCACTGCTCTGGTTAAAGCTTCTGGCGAACGCGGTCTCTCAGCGTTTCTTCCTGATGAGGATCAAGTATTCTACCCAGAacaggaagaagagaaggggATGTGGAGAAGGAGTGAACCTATACTTCCATTGACTAGTTCGTGGAAGGACGGAAACTTCAGTTTGAAAGCGAACGTAAAGGCCGGACAGGATATTTGGGACGGCTTTGAGGCCAGGGAAGATGGTGGTGTCAGTTTGAGGGCCTGGTGTATAAAGTTGCTGTCACGGTATAACTACGTCTACG GCTCTACGCCGTCTCGTTTTGCCCCTGTTCACTCACTCTATCAGCTCGCATCCGCTCTCGAGTCGGTTGACAATACCCCTGAGATAGCCATGTTTTGTGTCAATGATGACCAGGCAGACTCTGGTTCTGATCAATCGAGACGCAAACTTGGGGGTTGGATGGAAGGTCGGTGGGGAGGGGACATAGAAGGTGTAGACTGGGAGAGGCCTAATGTGGGTTGGGTTGATTAA
- a CDS encoding carboxylic acid transport protein, putative (Similar to TIGR gene model, INSD accession AAW45996.1), with amino-acid sequence MSTTNLPPQAQEHKLHHEDESEFILPERRSSSVRDQLAAWHANRGDKSFVRCMVPSLRQPVAGEEPETKNPFKIIRSVSPFAWLMFFSGWLAWTVDGYDFFCVSLTLDSLAKQFDVSPSSITTAITLTLLFRSLGAVIIGLCADRYGRKWTLVFNCLLIMVFELGSGFVNTYNQFLAVRSLFGIAMGGIWGCAAATGLENVPPIARGLCSGILQQGYSCGYLLAAVINLTVVQQSKYHWRTIYFFGAGFSLLAAIVRACLPESQQFIVAREEAKAKGISSKQATKNFMRELGNMFRTNWLRWIWAVCLMTFFNFFSHGSQDLYPTYLKTTKGFSSSLASKATIISNCGAIVGGTIAGHVSQFVGRRFAILVCCIYTACWIPLWILPDSFAGLSAGGFFIQSGVQGAWGIVPVYLGEIAPPAFRALFGGLCYQLGNMASAGSAQIEADAGRSLKLAGTNIPDYAAINGILIGAVIAFGIIVIFLGPEADGSHFEKAKVAIERGGGEVAPTDLFETNNNDVPRQSLDKQEISHVETAEVQHKEMA; translated from the exons ATGTCCACCACAAACCTTCCTCCCCAAGCACAGGAGCACAAACTCCACCATGAGGATGAATCTGAGTTCATCCTTCCGGAACGCCGCTCCTCTTCCGTCCGCGATCAATTGGCAGCGTGGCACGCCAACAGAGGGGACAAGTCCTTTGTCAGGTGTATGGTACCCAGTCTCCGACAGCCTGTTGCTGGTGAAGAACCTGAAACAAAGAACCCTTTCAAAATTATTCGGAGTGTTTCCCCTTTTGCATGGTTGATGTTTTTCTCG GGTTGGCTCGCATGGACAGTCGATGGTTACGACTTTTTCTGTGTTTCCCTCACTCTTGATTCCTTAGCAAAGCAATTCGACGTCTCCCCTAGTTCCATCACTACCGCTATCACTCTTACCCTACTGTTTCGTTCATTAGGTGCTGTTATCATTGGACTTTGTGCCGACCGTTATGGACGAAAGTGGACTTTGGTTTTCAACTGTCTTTTGATCATGGTATTTGAGCTTGGATCTGGTTTTGTCAACACGTACAACCAGTTCTTGGCCGTCAG GAGCTTGTTCGGTATTGCCATGGGCGGTATTTGGGGATGTGCTGCTGCCAC TGGTCTTGAAAATGTGCCTCCTATTGCTCGAGGCTTGTGCAGTGGTATTCTCCAGCAAGGTTACTCCTGTGGCTACCTCCTGGCTGCTG TCATCAATCTGACTGTCGTTCAGCAAAGCAAGTACCACTGGCGAACAATCTACTTCTTCGGCGCCGGTTTCTCCCTGCTTGCAGCTATTGTCAGGGCTTGTCTCCCTGAATCCCAGCAATTCATTGTCGCTCGAGAAGAGGCCAAGGCAAAGGGTATTTCCAGCAAGCAGGCCACTAAGAATTTCATGAGAGAATTGGGCAACATGTTCAGGACCAATT GGCTTCGATGGATCTGGGCTGTCTGCCTCATGACTTTCTTC aacttcttctcccacGGTAGCCAGGACCTTTATCCCACCTACCTTAAGACTACTAAGGGCTTTTCCAGCTCTCTCGCCTCCAAGGCCACTATCATCTCTAA CTGTGGCGCTATCGTCGGTGGCACTATTGCTGGTCACGTCTCTCAGTTCGTCGGTAGGCGGTTCGCAATCTTGGTATGCTGTATCTACACG GCTTGCTGGATTCCTCTTTGGATCCTTCCCGATAGCTTTGCTGGGCTTTCTGCTGGTGGATT CTTCATTCAAAGTGGTGTCCAAGGAG CCTGGGGTATCGTCCCTGTTTACCTCGGTGAAATTGCGCCTCCTGCTTTCCGAGCGCTCTTCGGCGGTCTCTGCTACCAA CTCGGTAACATGGCCTCTGCAGGTTCTGCTCAAATCGAAGCCGATGCTGGTAGATCCCTCAAGCTGGCCGGTACCAACATCCCAGACTATGCTGCTATCAACGGTATCCTCATCGGTGCTGTCATCGCCTTTGGTATCATTGTCATTTTCCTCGGTCCTGAGGCCGATGGATCCCATTTCGAAAAGGCCAAGGTTGCTATCGAGCGCGGTGGCGGCGAAGTTGCGCCTACCGACTTGTTTGAGACCAACAACAACGATGTGCCGAGACAGTCTTTGGACAAGCAGGAGATTTCGCACGTTGAAACTGCTGAGGTTCAGCATAAGGAAATGGCTTAA